The following are encoded together in the Diachasmimorpha longicaudata isolate KC_UGA_2023 chromosome 3, iyDiaLong2, whole genome shotgun sequence genome:
- the LOC135160124 gene encoding uncharacterized protein LOC135160124, with amino-acid sequence MNSLHSQLLSMNYWIMFITFWLFIITSAAIIHSESKSLLENSRNVKTTMRNILGSCYSNYSASNPVFFMGNINELIDEYLFDVPPVSVISMNSLLGFEVDHKDNSSFIFKPNVIVLEGDSPETLQSNLSLLKSTEWWNYRAYYFILGVNQDRCENIGEILTTAWKMNIIRAIYICLNTENIPELFTLNAITNYAVAPWEKIEIAVKGNVYRQLFDANISCQNLHYDKTKVLNGFKITGTIAKISPRNKVKDLNVANQVARNFMKVLNISIIVKRKPPGDLIVQTLLDGTADMILNFGFIYWNPERQFLFPYLWTEVMAAKKSDGYLSTLEKIDNLWSVPIRILGLLIISIFFLVMVYENDDISSATLEVVRLLTYVSVHTTRKNLSFRIFFAMMMIFMVISNGVFQGAISSFLTKPQQAKGVTTVDQLRDLNYSLYTLPGTAERAKEECPDNEVIEVPLEVCPDMLLNKSHGVCVTFREFFYEFYPNSTLTLMKEPLKATYFNHKCRDDWPLHERVNNYFIQIFEAGLIGYWLTEKIRLTMDKYRAKELGLLSPNYTPVQLDALDFAFELLAIGLCLASVIFILEVVVNECKICS; translated from the exons ATGAACTCACTCCATTCACAATTGTTGTCAATGAATTATTGGATCATGTTCATTACTTTCTGGTTATTCATAATTACAAGTGCAGCTATAATCCATAGTGAAAGTAAATCTTTATTGGAAAACTCACGGAATGTCAAAACTACGATG AGAAACATACTGGGGTCATGTTACAGCAATTACAGTGCGTCAAATCCAGTTTTTTTCATGGGAAATATTAACGAGTTgattgatgaatatttattcgatGTGCCTCCAGTCTCAGTTATCTCAATGAATAGCCTGTTGGGCTTTGAAGTTGATCACAAGGACAATTCATCATTCATTTTCAAGCCAAATGTCATCGTCTTGGAAGGAGACTCTCCAGAAACATTGCAATCAAACCTTTCATTATTGAAGAGTACAGAGTGGTGGAATTACAGGGCTTATTATTTCATTCTCGGGGTCAATCAGGATCGATGTGAAAATATTGGTGAAATTCTCACAACGGCCTGGAAAATGAACATTATTAGGGCGATATATATCTGTCTCAACACGGAAAATATCCCCGAATTGTTCACTCTGAATGCGATAACAAACTATGCAGTTGCGCCTTGGGAGAAGATTGAAATTGCAGTTAAGGGGAATGTCTATCGCCAATTGTTTGATGCGA ATATTTCCTGCCAGAATTTGCATTACGACAAAACCAAAGTCTTAAACGGATTCAAAATAACTGGCACCATAGCAAAGATTTCCCCTAGGAATAAGGTGAAAGATTTGAATGTTGCGAATCAAGTGGCGCGAAATTTTATGAAAGTATTGAATATAAGCATTATCGTGAAACGAAAACCACCTGGTGATTTGATAGTACAGACGCTGCTTGATGGCACCGCAGACATGATCTTGAATTTCGGATTCATTTATTGGAATCCAGAGAGACAATTTCTGTTTCCATATTTATGGACTGAAGTAATGGCAGCTAAAAAATCCGACGGCTACTTATCAACATTGGAGAAGATCGATAATTTATGGAGTGTACCTATACGAATTTTGGGTCTCCTCATTATATCGATTTTCTTCTTGGTAATGGTATACGAAAATGACGATATTTCCTCGGCCACGTTAGAAGTGGTGCGTTTATTGACCTACGTGTCAGTCCATACGACGCGTAAAAATCTCTCATTCAGGATTTTCTTCGCAATGATGATGATCTTCATGGTGATCAGCAATGGCGTCTTTCAGGGAGCAATTTCTTCCTTTCTCACGAAGCCTCAACAGGCCAAGGGAGTCACTACAGTCGACCAGCTGCGAGATTTAAATTACTCACTTTATACGCTCCCAGGAACGGCCGAACGAGCCAAAGAAGAATGTCCAGATAATGAAGTTATTGAAGTTCCACTAGAAGTTTGTCCGGACATGCTGCTGAACAAATCACACGGGGTCTGCGTCACATTCCGAGAATTCTTTTATGAATTCTACCCTAATTCCACTCTCACACTCATGAAGGAACCGTTGAAGGCGACGTACTTCAATCACAAATGCAGAGACGACTGGCCACTCCATGAACgggtcaataattattttatacaaATCTTCGAAGCGGGTTTAATTGGTTATTGGTTGACGGAAAAGATTCGTCTCACAATGGACAAATATCGGGCAAAGGAATTGGGACTTCTGTCTCCAAATTATACACCAGTCCAACTTGATGCCCTAGACTTTGCGTTTGAATTATTAGCAATTGGACTCTGTCTTGCTTCGGTCATTTTTATTCTGGAAGTTGTCGTAAACGAGTGCAAAATTTGCTCGTAA
- the LOC135160123 gene encoding uncharacterized protein LOC135160123: MLVKLECLIIMIIVVPVLANIRKRAEFHNSDVITTAMKSIIQSCYKNDTRSNPMVILGDFDGDILLSLIDSVVIPIIRIDSNPEYIFDDNIDGLYNFQPDFILIIVENSTLQLENDLQLLQEINLWNHMAVYYILEISSSFCKDALESLLMTWRMHIPQSSYICLNSEQAIVLYTLNPITNYAPMPWQAITSADNFNSSDHWTLYSQLLNTNDIACDSLTFDRMKHLNGYEIKALTAPKNNVPFVPGKNYKEKGYKMLEFFGKEVFNTIITRLNATLVLQIDDIHIIPQYLANRSMDIDVRFTLSFSKHNASYLYPYFQPEVIAITKIKDYLSTFEKIAQLWSRSVLILSLLTILITFGVLAIYKRQGFSMALLEIIRLLTYASIQNNFQTTAMRIFFSKILIFMVITNGVFQGRLAAFLTKPEEGYSPDNSEDLKKFNYTLYGIQQNVDYLRSLFPDNRVVLVKQKDCVEKALGSLSGACVGTKAKYLNTYWMKPIHITREPVFVNYWNHQCRKDWPLKHRVDAVLTQIMESGLLDRWAFHSISTVLDKKRAEDEERAATKYSPVQLKALDFSFALLALGLVLATIVLIIELSMKKEKNTEIREEIEFRNIFPRRRTTI, translated from the exons ATGTTAGTGAAATTAGAATGCCTGATCATCATGATTATTGTCGTACCAGTGCTGGCAAATATCCGCAAGCGTGCGGAATTTCATAACTCTGATGTCATTACAACGGCCATG AAAAGTATTATCCAATCATGCTATAAAAATGACACTCGCTCGAACCCAATGGTCATTCTTGGTGATTTCGATGGAGACATCTTACTGTCACTGATTGACTCAGTTGTCATTCCAATCATAAGAATCGACAGCAACCCTGAGTATATTTTTGACGATAATATCGATGGGCTATACAATTTTCAACCTGATTTTATCTTAATAATCGTGGAGAATTCGACACTCCAACTGGAGAACGATCTCCAACTACTGCAAGAGATAAATCTATGGAATCACATGGCTGTGTATTACATTTTGGAAATCTCATCGAGCTTCTGCAAAGATGCTTTAGAGAgtttactgatgacttggagAATGCATATTCCACAGTCGTCCTACATTTGTTTGAATTCAGAGCAAGCGATTGTGCTGTATACGCTCAATCCAATAACGAATTATGCACCTATGCCCTGGCAGGCAATCACCAGTGCGGATAATTTCAATTCCAGTGACCATTGGACCCTCTACAGTCAATTACTCAATACAA ACGACATTGCTTGTGACAGCCTGACCTTCGACAGAATGAAGCACTTGAATGGCTACGAAATAAAGGCCTTAACAGCACCAAAAAATAACGTGCCATTCGTTCccggtaaaaattacaagGAAAAAGGCTATAAAATGCTAGAATTTTTCGGCAAAGAGGTTTTCAATACCATAATAACACGATTGAATGCAACACTTGTCCTTCAAATTGATGACATCCATATTATACCTCAATATCTTGCCAACCGAAGTATGGATATTGATGTTCGATTTACCCTGTCCTTCTCCAAGCACAATGCAAGCTATCTCTATCCATACTTTCAGCCTGAAGTCATTgctatcacaaaaattaaagaTTATCTATCAACGTTTGAGAAAATCGCCCAGTTGTGGAGCAGATCTGTTCTGATCCTATCGTTGCTGACGATTTTAATAACATTTGGAGTTCTGGCTATTTATAAGCGACAGGGATTTTCAATGGCACTGTTGGAGATCATCCGACTCTTAACATATGCCTCCATTCAAAATAACTTTCAAACGACAGCAATGAGAATTTTCTTCAGCAAAATTCTCATATTCATGGTCATCACCAACGGAGTCTTCCAGGGGCGCTTGGCAGCCTTTTTGACCAAACCTGAAGAGGGCTACAGCCCTGATAATTCCGAAGATCTGAAGAAGTTCAATTATACGTTATATGGTATTCAACAGAATGTTGATTATCTCCGTTCACTATTTCCGGACAATCGTGTGGTACTTGTTAAGCAGAAAGATTGCGTGGAGAAAGCACTTGGTTCATTATCTGGAGCTTGCGTTGGTACGAAAGCAAAGTATTTGAACACGTATTGGATGAAGCCAATTCATATCACGAGAGAGCCGGTGTTTGTAAATTATTGGAATCATCAGTGCCGTAAAGATTGGCCTCTGAAGCATCGGGTTGATGCTGTACTGACACAGATAATGGAGTCGGGATTATTGGACCGCTGGGCATTTCATAGTATATCAACTGTACTGGATAAAAAACGTGCTGAGGACGAGGAACGTGCTGCTACCAAGTATAGTCCTGTTCAGCTGAAAgcattggatttttcatttgcatTATTGGCTTTGGGATTAGTATTAGCTACCATCGTATTGATCATTGAACTCtcgatgaaaaaagaaaagaatacTGAAATTAGAgaggaaattgaatttaggaatatttttccaagacgGAGAACAACGATTTGA
- the Tpst gene encoding protein-tyrosine sulfotransferase isoform X2, whose protein sequence is MTFLPSRTPRKGTVLCFIALVFLFALYQLGIICGSGKDQGTTMMVAREKYVLGATDKKNYPYDRNMPLIFIGGVPRSGTTLMRAMLDAHPEVRCGQETRIIPRILQMRQHWLKSERENIRLTEAGISKDVMDSAVAAFCLEVIARHGEPAPRLCNKDPLTLKMGSYMLDLFPNAKFLFMVRDGRATVHSIISRKVTITGFDLTSYRQCLIKWDHAIAQMHSQCKEVGPDRCLMVPYEQLVLHPRVWLKKILNFLDLSWSESVLHHEEYINKPGGVPLSKVERSSDQVIKPINLEALTKWVGNIPEDAVRDMADIAPMLSVLGYDPYANPPEYGTPDSVVSDNTRSYEKQNH, encoded by the exons ATGACTTTTTTACCGAGTCGAACGCCCCGCAAGGGCACCGTACTATGTTTTATCGCACTGGTTTTCCTGTTTGCACTTTATCAGCTGGGAATCATATGCGGAAGTGGAAAGGATCAAGGAACAACAATGATGGTCGCCAGAGAA aaATATGTCCTTGGAGCCACTGACAAGAAAAACTATCCGTATGATAGGAATATGCCATTGATCTTCATTGGTGGTGTACCGAGATCAGGAACTACCCTCATGCGAGCCATGCTCGATGCTCATCCTGAAGTCAG ATGCGGCCAAGAAACGAGAATCATACCTAGAATTCTTCAGATGCGCCAGCACTGGTTGAAATCAGAGCGGGAGAATATCCGTCTCACGGAAGCAGGAATTTCGAAAGAt GTAATGGATAGTGCAGTTGCAGCATTTTGTTTGGAAGTTATTGCGAGACACGGCGAGCCAGCCCCCCGATTGTGCAATAAAGATCCCTTGACGCTCAAAATGGGTTCTTATATGCTGGATTTATTTCCTAATGcgaaatttctttttatgGTGAGGGACGGCCGAGCTACCGTGCACTCGATAATATCAAGAAAg GTGACCATAACGGGCTTCGATTTGACGTCCTACCGGCAGTGTCTAATAAAATGGGATCATGCCATTGCCCAGATGCACTCGCAGTGCAAGGAAGTTGGTCCGGATAGATGTCTCATGGTACCATACGAACAATTAGTATTGCATCCACGTGTCTGGCTGAAGAAGATTCTCAATTTCTTGGACTTATCTTGGAGCGAGTCGGTTCTCCACCACGAGGAATACATAAATAAGCCCGGGGGTGTCCCTCTCAGCAA ggtCGAGAGATCTTCGGATCAAGTAATAAAACCAATAAATTTGGAAGCCCTCACCAAGTGGGTTGGCAATATTCCGGAGGACGCCGTAAGGGATATGGCCGACATAGCGCCGATGCTTTCAGTATTGGGATACGACCCTTACGCAAATCCACCGGAATACGGAACACCTGACAGTGTAGTCAGTGATAATACAAGGAG ttATGAAAAGCAAAACCATTGA
- the Tpst gene encoding protein-tyrosine sulfotransferase isoform X1 → MTFLPSRTPRKGTVLCFIALVFLFALYQLGIICGSGKDQGTTMMVAREKYVLGATDKKNYPYDRNMPLIFIGGVPRSGTTLMRAMLDAHPEVRCGQETRIIPRILQMRQHWLKSERENIRLTEAGISKDVMDSAVAAFCLEVIARHGEPAPRLCNKDPLTLKMGSYMLDLFPNAKFLFMVRDGRATVHSIISRKVTITGFDLTSYRQCLIKWDHAIAQMHSQCKEVGPDRCLMVPYEQLVLHPRVWLKKILNFLDLSWSESVLHHEEYINKPGGVPLSKVERSSDQVIKPINLEALTKWVGNIPEDAVRDMADIAPMLSVLGYDPYANPPEYGTPDSVVSDNTRRVLADGHKWTEKARELALQYNHPHVAIEDETPTPADA, encoded by the exons ATGACTTTTTTACCGAGTCGAACGCCCCGCAAGGGCACCGTACTATGTTTTATCGCACTGGTTTTCCTGTTTGCACTTTATCAGCTGGGAATCATATGCGGAAGTGGAAAGGATCAAGGAACAACAATGATGGTCGCCAGAGAA aaATATGTCCTTGGAGCCACTGACAAGAAAAACTATCCGTATGATAGGAATATGCCATTGATCTTCATTGGTGGTGTACCGAGATCAGGAACTACCCTCATGCGAGCCATGCTCGATGCTCATCCTGAAGTCAG ATGCGGCCAAGAAACGAGAATCATACCTAGAATTCTTCAGATGCGCCAGCACTGGTTGAAATCAGAGCGGGAGAATATCCGTCTCACGGAAGCAGGAATTTCGAAAGAt GTAATGGATAGTGCAGTTGCAGCATTTTGTTTGGAAGTTATTGCGAGACACGGCGAGCCAGCCCCCCGATTGTGCAATAAAGATCCCTTGACGCTCAAAATGGGTTCTTATATGCTGGATTTATTTCCTAATGcgaaatttctttttatgGTGAGGGACGGCCGAGCTACCGTGCACTCGATAATATCAAGAAAg GTGACCATAACGGGCTTCGATTTGACGTCCTACCGGCAGTGTCTAATAAAATGGGATCATGCCATTGCCCAGATGCACTCGCAGTGCAAGGAAGTTGGTCCGGATAGATGTCTCATGGTACCATACGAACAATTAGTATTGCATCCACGTGTCTGGCTGAAGAAGATTCTCAATTTCTTGGACTTATCTTGGAGCGAGTCGGTTCTCCACCACGAGGAATACATAAATAAGCCCGGGGGTGTCCCTCTCAGCAA ggtCGAGAGATCTTCGGATCAAGTAATAAAACCAATAAATTTGGAAGCCCTCACCAAGTGGGTTGGCAATATTCCGGAGGACGCCGTAAGGGATATGGCCGACATAGCGCCGATGCTTTCAGTATTGGGATACGACCCTTACGCAAATCCACCGGAATACGGAACACCTGACAGTGTAGTCAGTGATAATACAAGGAG AGTATTGGCTGATGGTCACAAATGGACTGAAAAAGCTCGTGAATTAGCATTACAATACAATCATCCACATGTTGCCATTGAGGATGAGACACCAACACCTGCTGATGCGTGA